A section of the Pseudanabaena mucicola str. Chao 1806 genome encodes:
- a CDS encoding GMC oxidoreductase, which translates to MSPHPSIEVYDAIVVGSGANGGVAAKELSERGLKVLVLEAGRTPAATDLGNQARDMAKRLYNLVAKRQSYQSMHPGYWKANPDLFIDEKDNPYTTPPDQPFYWIRGRQVGGKSLTWGGITLRLSDYEFKAASRDGHEQNWPIAYADLAPYYSKLEKFFQVQGSQEGLAQLPDGDYQTTWTLTPAELHLKQIIESTWSDRRLIPSRGFGLYHRTSDQPWPAYSSLGSSLKAAIATGNVTLRSDAMVSHVIFDPDTHKAQGVGYIDRHTNQAYEAFGRTVVLCASTIESVRILLHSTEKYQPAGLTNPSGMLGRFLMDHVSTSTFFLLPQIKQTKTFDLSGCDSFFIPCFCNLESQQEKFLRGYGIWGGVQRFDLPHILRKVGDGSIGFLIAHGEVLPRYDNRVQLSQDVVDAWGLPVPHIECAWSENEHLMLDHMHRQIDEIIKLAGGKNMQLTEMFHIPVFSEFVSRMEETMTYSAPPGYYIHEVGGARMGTSATNSVVNAHNQIWEVPNLFVTDGACWATSGWQSPTLTEMAITARASEFIAEEMKKGNL; encoded by the coding sequence ATGAGTCCCCATCCTTCTATAGAAGTTTACGATGCGATCGTAGTTGGCTCTGGAGCCAATGGTGGCGTAGCTGCCAAGGAATTGAGCGAACGTGGTTTAAAAGTCCTTGTCTTAGAAGCAGGAAGGACTCCAGCCGCAACTGATCTCGGCAATCAGGCAAGGGATATGGCAAAGCGGTTGTATAACCTTGTCGCTAAGCGTCAGTCCTATCAGTCGATGCACCCAGGATACTGGAAGGCAAATCCTGATTTATTTATTGATGAAAAAGACAATCCCTATACCACGCCACCCGATCAGCCTTTTTACTGGATTCGGGGTCGTCAGGTAGGGGGGAAAAGCTTAACATGGGGCGGGATCACTTTACGCTTATCGGATTACGAATTTAAGGCCGCGAGTCGTGATGGACATGAGCAAAACTGGCCGATCGCTTATGCCGATCTCGCGCCATACTACAGTAAGTTAGAAAAATTCTTTCAGGTGCAGGGCAGTCAAGAGGGGTTAGCACAATTGCCCGATGGTGATTATCAGACGACTTGGACGCTAACTCCTGCTGAATTACATTTAAAACAAATTATCGAAAGTACGTGGTCAGATCGTCGTCTGATTCCTTCTCGGGGGTTTGGGTTATATCATCGCACTTCAGATCAGCCTTGGCCCGCGTATTCGAGTTTGGGCTCTTCACTGAAGGCTGCGATCGCGACGGGAAATGTGACTTTGCGATCGGATGCAATGGTGAGCCATGTTATTTTTGATCCTGACACCCATAAGGCGCAGGGTGTGGGCTATATTGATCGCCATACCAATCAAGCCTATGAAGCCTTTGGGCGGACAGTAGTTCTTTGCGCTTCAACAATTGAATCGGTAAGGATTTTATTGCATTCCACCGAAAAATATCAACCTGCGGGATTAACCAATCCTTCAGGAATGCTCGGTAGATTTTTGATGGATCATGTGTCCACCTCAACCTTCTTTTTATTACCTCAGATCAAACAAACGAAAACCTTCGATCTTTCTGGATGTGACAGCTTTTTCATTCCCTGCTTCTGCAATTTAGAATCGCAACAGGAGAAATTCTTACGCGGCTATGGTATCTGGGGCGGTGTGCAGCGATTTGATTTGCCCCATATTTTGCGAAAGGTTGGTGATGGCTCGATTGGTTTCCTGATTGCTCATGGTGAGGTTTTGCCGCGCTATGACAATCGTGTACAACTTAGTCAGGATGTCGTGGATGCGTGGGGGCTGCCTGTGCCGCATATTGAATGTGCGTGGTCAGAGAATGAACATCTGATGCTCGATCATATGCACCGCCAGATTGATGAAATCATCAAACTCGCAGGGGGCAAGAATATGCAGTTAACAGAGATGTTCCATATACCTGTATTTTCCGAATTTGTCAGTCGCATGGAGGAAACCATGACATATTCTGCGCCCCCTGGTTATTACATCCATGAAGTCGGTGGCGCAAGAATGGGAACTTCTGCTACTAATTCTGTAGTTAATGCCCATAATCAAATCTGGGAAGTTCCCAATCTCTTTGTGACTGATGGGGCTTGTTGGGCTACATCTGGATGGCAAAGTCCGACTTTAACGGAGATGGCGATTACGGCGAGAGCTAGTGAGTTTATTGCTGAAGAGATGAAAAAAGGGAATTTGTAA
- the rpsU gene encoding 30S ribosomal protein S21, with product MTQIIVGENEGIESALRRFKKKIQKAGLLADIRRCQYHETAGEKRKRKAENAKRRGRFRRRDA from the coding sequence ATGACTCAAATAATCGTTGGTGAAAATGAAGGGATTGAGTCGGCTCTACGCCGATTTAAGAAAAAAATCCAAAAAGCTGGTTTACTAGCAGATATTCGTCGCTGTCAGTATCATGAAACAGCAGGTGAAAAACGTAAACGTAAAGCCGAAAATGCTAAGCGTCGCGGTCGCTTCCGTCGTCGTGATGCCTAA